The following are encoded together in the Bombus fervidus isolate BK054 chromosome 10, iyBomFerv1, whole genome shotgun sequence genome:
- the LOC139991442 gene encoding uncharacterized protein, whose product MDQITELAPVHCYTNPSFCRQSEYIPEDHSDDLPPPPQFQSGDDLPPPPPPLQLQCNVGQSNPAFQEPTENRIENSDGKDNRYCYLENNSSAAHRRYGSVPVEGHRAIYSQRSRYEYIQDEQRDQIQRRGSLRYEFIPHQQVQQRSAPATNQDDGRELQMQSCRNNGGRYAVVPGDHDYQDEEIEWNSAKHVSSLRSHINTPQGRYTRVPLQEEDPPALPERNAQELSVSPRNNLATQKLHEILTTPRKPRSRSEERTLSPKRQQSFNQTGTPQRRALTPGGSPTGRTFSPTRCTPQGTPQNRTFSMRPQTSTPNKEPSARRCLPLLENPTRQQDLCPASNCGRLRYVSTAPIDLVTMGHGDPPPRYAYVENGPESMPMVSGSPRYQVIPTGQKRNGYQSVESAFIARTAVVPPLSPPNSDANTTLASGLEKNDRKNAPLLLVLVGILTCGLALYLSWTQGRRYYYDSAAGCGVCCALAGACRTLRKTWTGLGLAGLSALSCAGLLLLAAKSPKSGTPLHDVTAGALCGVSLLGAILALFALLSPRCNLGRHRRVHSWIPRLSP is encoded by the exons ATGGATCAAATAACGGAACTAGCTCCTGTGCATTGTTACACGAACCCCTCGTTTTGCCGCCAATCGGAATACATACCCGAGGATCATTCCGATGATCTACCACCACCACCTCAATTTCAAAGTGGTGACGATTTACCACCACCACCTCCGCCGTTGCAATTGCAATGCAACGTCGGTCAAAGTAACCCTGCGTTTCAAGAACCTACCGAGAATAGAATCGAAAACAGCGACGGTAAAGACAACAGATATTGTTACCTCGAGAATAACAGCAGTGCTGCGCATCGAAGATATGGAAGCGTTCCAGTGGAGGGACACCGCGCGATATACAGCCAAAGGTCAAGGTACGAGTACATACAGGACGAGCAGAGGGATCAGATACAGAGGAGGGGTTCTTTGAGGTACGAGTTCATTCCACACCAGCAGGTGCAACAACGTTCTGCACCGGCGACCAACCAAGACGACGGTAGGGAACTGCAGATGCAAAGTTGTCGGAACAACGGCGGCAGATACGCCGTTGTACCGGGTGATCATGATTACCAGGACGAAGAAATCGAGTGGAACAGCGCAAAGCACGTGTCGTCGTTGCGGAGTCATATTAACACGCCACAGG GTCGTTATACCAGAGTGCCTTTGCAAGAAGAAGACCCGCCAGCTCTACCGGAACGAAACGCCCAGGAGCTGTCCGTTTCCCCGAGAAATAACTTGGCCACGCAAAAACTGCACGAGATATTGACTACTCCGAGGAAGCCTCGATCCAGGTCCGAGGAGAGGACTCTATCTCCAAAGAGACAACAATCGTTCAATCAAACCGGTACACCACAAAGAAGAGCACTCACACCAGGTGGTTCCCCAACTG GTCGAACGTTCAGTCCTACTCGTTGCACGCCTCAAGGAACTCCACAAAATCGTACGTTCTCTATGAGACCTCAAACATCCACCCCGAACAAAGAGCCATCGGCACGAAGATGTCTACCGTTATTGGAAAACCCGACTCGACAACAGGATCTCTGTCCAGCCAGCAACTGTGGAAGACTACGATACGTTAGCACGGCACCGATCGACCTTGTCACGATGGGTCACGGTGATCCACCGCCTCGTTACGCGTACGTGGAAAATGGACCAGAATCTATGCCGATGGTGTCCGGTTCACCTAGGTATCAAGTGATACCTACAGGACAGAAAAGGAACGGATATCAAAGCGTAGAAAGTGCTTTTATTGCTAGAACCGCGGTG GTACCACCACTGTCACCACCCAACAGTGACGCAAATACAACCTTGGCCAGCGGCTTGGAGAAAAACGACAGAAAAAACGCGCCACTCTTATTAGTTTTGGTTGGTATTTTAACCTGCGGTTTGGCCCTGTACTTGTCTTGGACGCAGGGAAGAAG ATATTATTACGACAGTGCCGCGGGTTGCGGCGTCTGCTGTGCCTTAGCTGGCGCCTGCAGGACACTACGAAAGACTTGGACAGGACTTGGGCTTGCAGGATTATCGGCACTGAGCTGTGCAGGACTTTTGCTACTTGCTGCCAAATCCCCTAAATCTGGCACCCCTCTCCACGATGTCACGGCCGGTGCTTTGTGTGGAGTTTCCTTACTAGGTGCTATTTTGGCGCTATTCGCGCTTCTGTCACCAAGGTGCAATTTAGGACGACACAGAAGGGTGCATTCCTGGATTCCTCGGCTTTCACCCTGA
- the LOC139991516 gene encoding receptor-type tyrosine-protein phosphatase delta: MNVLALSYLMVQAVVICGWSIQEPILIYQNEKGNRKLMCVSEDDGSGLSWNIDRDIFDSTSKFQFHNTYKGRETDCDLTSYDSCMLTWKTEGWHLTDSKETPMGPVFDRQWEDFREYGRFYTSHDVHSITEFQSSGAFVFSLRGCETYFTILLCRSTNYKKDLCYKMTFEKLESAFNHIITECTVGPFSCDEKTYHIVPSPICSRDEWNTHILKWTTNDTKIAINFYTMTDRNTDPPKLLMDYRHDNKGRAISYHLFLISDEKMHFRFHLYNFLHTTDSKAILTSPTLHLDTANLCIEMIVGLCGECQMEIALVKSSNESNKESLETTDGFTRANSYKFPMWQYVRINKTVSSDIGKLVKLKLIPKLRQKSQRPSWAVRNVRMCPPVDAIRYSVIENFESIVSNKLCQKLIPYTPNYSLDTKDLVENLHCPEGKVGPSCSISCQHHLNVSVDCKGIKICDATNCKCPPGFMGRNCEAKCPIGQYGYNCKETCGLCSTGNCSFITGHCKSGCDNSIRYHVPPFCKIAVDYPPPPNIEFVNETTVRATLPVQQTYKLIISRYRFFIWKEGQTHPIGSYTKILNDTSTMVGYTDDLEPGVSYRISCSLYVNDDSTPITGGWKNFTTRCIWAPTFDIEIRNTSFILKNHREETLYPCPNSTQYYDYLLTIKKGLKQIDKGKLPELPYEFTKLTPHTNYEITIWYESDLLFARVIQTSDGVPSQVRNVKKTLLSNKEVALKWDPPLYANGIIRKYEVVLQVQTYFGCENLKIQSPKKDTVSVSTTSTNITFSNLTSYARYVGKITAYTFYRGLETQVEFSTNQSVTPSAVYSNLRFQDYTLTWDAPIDCTTISGPIIAKILVTGISKAVSSFRTTEQTVKYSLNLEHTLYGGEVYEARIYAIRNYTIEYNGLHYEKLIFITAPKAPPSVKQLEIYEIDWKSKNVHLRWLELEPPTNGEIRHYMVSICHTNCEVKLKILPTEHCKLWDKYICAIIDQSHQPADFITVSAVNVNVSTPSPLSSVSIMWNEIKPEAPEIIVEALEKGAVNLTWSHPWKTNGRIWKFVISAEMTSSDLRMIIERSQKSTLYEYHIVEYQLRYNKKLHLLPSSTYKISIRAVTNTETYSERKVIDVNTSLAMRFERELTMEVSNADSTILLHIPAVLNDTRHSITNVVVKGSQACQSYVELSPYIRQKADIKSNEIAWYAARFSTDEFANKEFTIGDNKLYGNVTNCPLKPLQSYVIVVIVLPEEGWTNDQILVVKTTSIYIREVPKRYDEAWLIAIIAIFLAIGILEIFRVCRRRRRRSLKKLIVQEKISFVQKTGNLDIESMSLGSKQISTNTLASNAKHCISRGSTPCADDDAVHIIDTDQREEQMSLIKVEDLEDYVKRAIDSGLLDRQFDMLPRGQTSPSEYGMLPQNKSKNRYGNLIAYDTNRVILEKLPDDPYSDYINATYIKGCTEKFYIATQGPKPNTVIDFWRMIWQKESYIICMVANLSEEGKTKCEQYWPDTGKRKTYGDITVLNARQDVFAHFTFRTLYVTYRDEARKIQHLHYTTWPDHDIPLSTHSMVTYLKKLLITPPGNGPVVVHCSAGVGRTGIVILCDICLRRAIAEGAVDVFAEMKALRSQRPNMVNNKQQYLFAHLVLVECLLCSSTSLPCDESLPLKIKKVKEQLVTQRDSLEKMAWHDKVLRSPVNQTLLSERNLAKRRFPELLPAKVNRVYLKRYPPTDENSDYISAVYVDGVRLQNQYIATQLPLPGTFSDFWRMVAEYKVELIIMLQSPDLEDTTCCPIVRNGEFKPVPYINIRTKELDEFEHYILQKLTLVDNSEKPAIEQEITILCSTEWQPGRNQDPPETIALVTLWQAVQKMLKGDGPIAVLCHDGVTGCGLYLALSFLLERMTIEKECDVCLAIRAIGTLNPDFIKSSEHMKYLYDAATVYLKYL, from the exons ATGAATGTGTTAGCCTTATCGTACCTCATGGTACAAGCAGTTGTCATTTGTGGATGGTCGATACAGGAGCCAATTCTCATATATCAGAATGAAAAAGGTAATAGGAAACTAATGTGCGTATCAGAGGATGATGGTAGCGGTTTATCCTGGAACATAGATAGGGACATATTTGATAGTACATCTA AGTTCCAATTTCACAATACGTACAAAGGAAGGGAGACAGATTGTGATCTAACTTCGTATGATAGTTGCATGTTAACGTGGAAGACTGAAGGTTGGCATCTAACAGATTCCAAAGAAACACCCATGGGTCCAGTGTTTGATCGTCAATGGGAAG ATTTCAGAGAGTACGGTCGTTTTTATACATCACACGATGTCCATTCGATTACTGAATTTCAAAGTTCGGGAGCGTTTGTATTTTCTCTCCGTGGTTGTGAAACGTACTTTACGATACTACTATGTCGCTCTACAAATTACAAGAAAGATTTATGTTATAAGATGACTTTCGAAAAACTTGAATCGGCATTTAATCATATAATAACGGAATGTACAGTGGGTCCGTTCAGCTGTGATGAAAAAACATACCACATAGTGCCA AGTCCAATATGTTCCCGGGATGAGTGGAATACACATATTCTTAAGTGGACTACAAATGATACAAAAATtgctataaacttttatactATGACAGATCGGAACACCGATCCACCAAAATTACTTATGGATTACCGTCATGATAATAAAGGGCGAGCTATTTCCTATCacttatttttaataagtgATGAAAAAATGCATTTTCGATTTCATTTAT acaATTTTCTCCATACAaccgattcaaaagcaatttTAACGAGTCCTACTTTACATCTGGACACAGCGAATCTTTGTATAGAAATGATAGTTGGCCTGTGTGGGGAATGTCAAATGGAAATAGCATTAGTCAAATCATCTAACGAAAGTAACAAGGAAAGTTTAGAAACAACTGATGGATTTACAAGAGCTAATAGCTATAAATTTCCCATGTGGCAATATGTTCGAATTAACAAGACTGTTTCTTCTGACATTGGTAAACTTGTAAAACTTAAACTAATACCAAAACTTAGGCAGAAAAGTCAAAGACCATCGTGGGCTGTGAGAAATGTTCGCATGTGTCCTCCAGTAG ATgctatacgatatagcgtaatcGAGAATTTCGAATCAATCGTTTCTAACAAACTGTGTCAAAAACTGATACCTTACACGCCGAACTATTCCCTGGACACAAAGGATCTCGTAGAGAATTTGCATTGCCCCGAGGGCAAGGTGGGGCCCTCTTGTTCTATAAGTTGCCAACATCATTTAAACGTCAGTGTGGACTGCAAAGGAATTAAAATTTGCGACGCAACGAATTGTAAATGTCCACCAGGGTTTATGGGAAGGAATTGCGAAGCTA AATGCCCTATCGGTCAATATGGATATAATTGCAAGGAAACCTGCGGTTTGTGTTCTACAGGCAATTGCAGTTTTATAACGGGACACTGTAAATCTGGTTGCGATAATTCCATACGATATCACGTGCCACCCTTTTGTAAAATAG CCGTGGACTATCCTCCACCACCTAACATCGAATTTGTCAATGAAACAACCGTGCGCGCGACTCTGCCAGTGCAACAGACGTACAAGTTGATAATTTCTAGATATCGATTTTTTATATGG AAAGAGGGACAGACTCATCCGATTGGAAGCTATACCAAGATACTTAACGATACATCAACGATGGTTGGCTACACCGATGACTTAGAACCCGGCGTTTCTTACAGAATTTCTTGTTCGTTGTACGTTAACGATGATTCCACGCCTATAACCGGTGGATGGAAGAATTTCACAACACGTTGCATCT GGGCTCCCACATTCGACATAGAAATAAGGAATACTAGTTTCATATTGAAGAATCATCGAGaa GAAACGTTGTATCCTTGCCCAAATAGTACACAGTATTACGACTACCTACTGACAATAAAGAAAGGACTGAAACAAATTGATAAAGGAAAGCTACCCGAATTGCCCTAcgaatttacaaaattgacACCTCATACTAATTACGAAATTACAATCTGGTATGAATCGGATCTTCTTTTCGCACGAGTGATTCAGACCTCTGACGGAG TACCGTCACAAGTAAGGAATGTTAAAAAGACATTGTTATCGAACAAGGAAGTGGCACTGAAATGGGATCCTCCTCTATACGCAAATGGGATCATAAGGAAATACGAAGTTGTGTTACAG GTCCAAACATACTTCGGctgtgaaaatttgaaaattcaatcGCCAAAAAAAGATACTGTTTCTGTCTCTACTACGTCTACCAATATCACGTTCTCTAATCTGACCTCTTACGCGCGTTATGTTGGAAAAATAACAGCCTACACTTTTTATCGTGGCCTAGAAACGCAAGTCGAGTTCTCTACGAATCAGTCGG TCACTCCAAGTGCAGTGTACAGCAATTTAAGATTCCAAGATTATACATTGACATGGGATGCCCCGATTGATTGCACTACCATTTCCGGCCCTATCATCGCAAAGATTCTGGTCACTGGTATTAGCAAAGCGGTATCGAGTTTCAGAACCACGGAGCAAACTGTGAAATACTCCCTCAACTTGGaacatacgttatacggtggCGAAGTGTACGAGGCGCGAATTTACGCTATCAGAAATTACACTATAGAATACAACGGATTGCATTATGAGAAgcttatatttattactgcACCGAAAG CTCCGCCGTCCGTAAAGCAATtagaaatctatgaaatcgaCTGGAAATCGAAGAACGTGCACTTAAGATGGCTAGAGCTAGAACCACCGACTAATGGAGAAATACGACATTACATGGTAAGCATTTGTCATACGAATTGCGAGGTCAAATTGAAGATACTGCCAACGGAGCATTGCAAACTGTGGGATAAATACATCTGCGCAATCATCGATCAGTCTCATCAACCAGCTGATTTCATTACG GTTTCGGCTGTGAATGTAAATGTGTCAACTCCTAGCCCGTTATCATCCGTATCGATTATGTGGAACGAGATTAAGCCCGAAGCGCCGGAAATTATCGTCGAAGCTCTCGAGAAAGGAGCGGTAAACCTGACCTGGTCCCACCCTTGGAAAACAAATGGGCGTATCTGGAAATTCGTGATAAGCGCGGAAATGACATCGTCCGATCTGAGAATGATAATTGAACGATCACAAAAAAGCACGCTTTATGAATATCATATCGTAGAATATCAATTACGGTACAACAAGAAACTGCATCTATTGCCCTCGTCTACATACAAAATTTCCATTCGAGCTGTTACGAATACAGAGACGTATAGTGAGAGAAAAGTGATAGACGTGAATACGTCTTTAGCCATGCGATTCGAGAGAGAGTTAACGATGGAAGTGTCTAATGCAGACTCGACGATCTTGTTGCACATTCCTGCCGTTCTGAATGACACACGCCATAGTATAACAAACGTTGTTGTAAAAGGTTCACAGGCTTGTCAGAGTTACGTAGAATTGAGTCCATATATACGTCAGAAAGCGGATATCAAATCTAACGAGATCGCGTGGTATGCCGCCAGGTTTTCT ACCGACGAGTTTGCCAATAAAGAATTCACGATAGGGGATAACAAGCTTTACGGTAATGTCACAAATTGTCCACTAAAGCCACTCCAATCCTACGTAATAGTGGTTATTGTATTACCCGAAGAAGGATGGACGAACGATCAGATTCTAGTCGTAAAAACAACGTCGATTTATATCCGTGAAGTACCGAAGCGATACGACGAGGCGTGGCTTATTGCTATCATTGCAATATTTCTTGCCATTGGGATTTTAGAAATCTTCCGAGTTTGTCGAAG aagacgaagaagatcTTTGAAGAAGCTTATTGTACAAGAGAAAATATCTTTCGTACAAAAAACCGGAAATCTCGATATAGAGTCAATGTCGTTGGGCTCTAAACAAATTTCAACTAATACGCTCGCTTCGAATGCTAAACACTGTATATCGCGTGGAAGCACACCTTGCGCTGACGACGACGCGGTGCATATCATCGACACTGATCAGAGAGAAGAACAAATGTCTCTAATAAAGGTGGAGGACTTGGAGGATTACGTGAAGCGGGCGATAGATTCTGGATTGCTCGATAGGCAATTCGAT ATGCTTCCAAGAGGTCAAACGAGCCCGTCCGAGTATGGAATGTTACCGCAGAACAAATCGAAGAATCGATACGGAAATCTCATAGCAT ACGATACAAATCGGGTGATACTGGAAAAACTTCCAGACGATCCTTATTCGGATTACATTAACGCCACTTACATCAAG GGCTGCACAGAGAAGTTTTACATAGCTACGCAAGGTCCAAAGCCGAACACGGTCATCGATTTCTGGAGAATGATCTGGCAAAAAGAAAGCTACATAATTTGCATGGTTGCGAATTTATCCGAAGAAGGAAAG ACGAAATGCGAACAGTATTGGCCTGACActggaaaaaggaaaacgtaCGGCGATATAACTGTTTTGAACGCAAGACAGGATGTGTTCGCACATTTTACATTTCGTACCCTATACGTGACGTATAGAGACGAAGCCCGTAAG ATCCAACATTTGCACTACACAACATGGCCAGATCATGACATACCGTTGTCCACACATTCTATGGTAACATATCTAAAGAAACTCTTGATAACACCACCCGGAAATGGACCAGTGGTGGTCCACTGCAGCGCAGGCGTCGGAAGAACtggaattgtaattttatgcGACATTTGCCTTCGTCGTGCGATCGCAGAAGGg gcTGTAGACGTGTTCGCCGAAATGAAGGCTCTCAGGTCTCAACGGCCCAATATGGTAAACAACAAGCAACAGTATTTATTTGCCCATTTAGTACTCGTCGAATGTCTACTTTGTTCTTCAACATCTTTACCATGCGACGAATCTCTACCACTCAAAATTAAGAAAGTTAAAGAACAACTGGTGACTCAACGAGACAG TTTGGAGAAAATGGCTTGGCACGACAAAGTCCTTCGATCACCTGTCAATCAAACGTTGCTATCGGAACGCAATCTTGCCAAAAGGAGATTCCCAGAGTTACTTCCAG CGAAAGTCAACAGAgtgtatttaaaaagatatccACCGACAGATGAGAACAGCGATTACATATCCGCTGTTTACGTGGACGGTGTAAGATTACAGAATCAGTATATAGCTACGCAACTACCATTGCCTGGAACATTTAGCGATTTCTGGAGAATGGTGGCCGAGTATAAGGTGGAGCTAATCATCATGTTACAATCGCCAGATTTGGAAGATACG ACGTGCTGTCCCATTGTTAGAAACGGTGAATTTAAACCAGTACCATATATAAACATTCGAACGAAGGAACTCGATGAATTTGAGCACTACATATTGCAGAAGTTAACACTCGTCGATAATTCCGAG AAACCTGCTATCGAACAAGAGATAACAATCTTGTGCTCCACGGAATGGCAACCTGGCAGAAACCAAGATCCACCTGAAACCATAGCGTTAGTGACATTGTGGCAAGCAGtgcaaaaaatgttaaaaggaGACGGACCTATCGCTGTTCTTTGCCA CGACGGCGTAACTGGCTGTGGGCTTTACCTAGCCTTAAGTTTCCTTTTGGAGAGAATGACTATAGAAAAGGAATGCGACGTCTGTTTGGCAATTCGCGCGATTGGAACATTGAACCCCGATTTTATCAAATCTTCg GAACATATGAAATACCTGTACGATGCAGCCACGGTATATTTAAAGTACTTGTAA
- the LOC139991534 gene encoding probable inactive tRNA-specific adenosine deaminase-like protein 3, translating into MAISSPKCAKGSEMETTTRSWIARPILNHDFIADLPLELVYVGLLKRKEDISIAIKSISSILPGFHHLKRCSSNKLLLAPINSRKLLAETEDSEESKEEFPLTQDKLKMILTERGFNLSLLEDDFHTAKVPARAAKTKAQAARASSIWPLNFHPDPNIERLVDGSVFTEHQLALIERYMNVVVEAARLEAVGDSNCNGSAVIVDPVDGRILAIAASKIDRHPMWHAAMLAVDLVARLQGGGAWKFEERLEQKGTDNSETSESSANKDAENKMTKEMRIKRKYVEEAPLCYPETLSKISLPKEERLQSTEIRRGRRNNGSTKTMDSRTVEQTEAADTKKCGPYLCTGYWTFLLREPCPLCAMALLHSRVLRIFYGVPNRNTGVLGSKTVLHAVPGLNHRYQVWSGVLEQECRQALQEIEHRNVN; encoded by the coding sequence ATGGCGATCTCTTCGCCCAAATGCGCCAAGGGCAGCGAAATGGAAACGACGACAAGAAGTTGGATAGCGAGACCGATTTTAAACCACGACTTCATTGCTGATCTACCTCTTGAGCTTGTCTACGTGGGTTTACTTAAAAGGAAAGAGGACATCTCGATCGCGATTAAAAGTATCTCTTCCATTCTGCCAGGTTTCCATCATCTGAAACGTTGCTCCTCAAACAAGTTGCTGTTGGCGCCAATAAACTCTAGAAAATTATTAGCGGAAACGGAAGACTCCGAGGAATCCAAGGAAGAATTCCCTTTGACTCAAGACAAACTGAAAATGATATTAACGGAAAGAGGATTTAACTTATCCTTATTGGAAGATGACTTTCATACAGCGAAGGTGCCAGCGAGAGCAGCCAAAACGAAAGCACAAGCTGCGCGGGCCTCGAGCATTTGGCCTTTGAACTTTCATCCAGATCCTAACATCGAACGACTGGTCGATGGATCGGTTTTCACGGAACATCAATTGGCTCTTATAGAGAGGTACATGAACGTTGTGGTAGAGGCAGCCAGATTAGAAGCTGTCGGCGACTCGAATTGTAACGGCAGCGCGGTGATCGTTGACCCAGTGGATGGAAGAATCCTTGCGATCGCAGCCTCGAAAATCGATCGGCATCCAATGTGGCACGCAGCTATGCTGGCCGTAGATCTTGTTGCCAGACTTCAAGGTGGAGGAGCTTGGAAATTCGAGGAAAGATTGGAACAGAAGGGTACCGATAATTCGGAAACGTCTGAATCCTCCGCCAACAAAGAcgcagaaaataaaatgaccAAAGAAATGAGAATCAAGAGGAAATATGTCGAAGAAGCTCCACTTTGCTATCCAGAAACGCTATCGAAAATTAGCCTTCCAAAGGAAGAACGTTTGCAATCTACCGAAATTCGACGAGGACGCAGGAATAACGGTTCAACGAAAACGATGGATTCTAGGACAGTCGAACAGACTGAAGCAGCAGACACGAAAAAATGTGGTCCTTATTTATGTACAGGATACTGGACCTTCTTGTTAAGGGAGCCGTGTCCTCTTTGCGCTATGGCTCTCTTGCACTCTAGGGTTTTAAGAATATTCTACGGTGTCCCGAATAGAAATACAGGCGTGTTAGGGTCCAAGACGGTGTTGCATGCTGTACCAGGGTTGAATCATCGATATCAAGTTTGGAGTGGCGTTCTGGAACAAGAATGTCGACAAGCGTTGCAAGAAATCGAGCACAGAAATGTGAATTGA